A region of Candidatus Angelobacter sp. DNA encodes the following proteins:
- a CDS encoding class I SAM-dependent methyltransferase, which translates to MQATNIDPMRDVKHEKVPGRAGSDTSRRAPRLRLRVTPDAARQLRSGHPWLFADSIREQNREGAPGELAVVYDRNDRFLAIGLFDPDSPIRLRVLHAGKPMILDKAWWRERFRSAITRRSGLFDEQTTGHRWINGESDGWPGLVLDRYDTTLVLKLYTGAWLPRIGETVDLIREELKPGQIVLRLSRNIQEAARGILGKEDGAFLFGDKRDAVVTFLETGLRFEADVVHGQKTGFFFDQRENRRMVGSLARGRDALNAFSFTGGFSVYAAHGGAKSVVDLDISAHALSGARRNFDLNNSNSTVVACRHETIQGDAFEWLDENRSKKFDLVILDPPSLARRETERSGAIQAYGKLAQSGIAHLRPGGVLVAASCSAHVSAEEFFGAIRLAAKKSGAQFTELKTTGHAPDHPATFPEAQYLKCIYLEMAGQTVSPCR; encoded by the coding sequence GTGCAGGCTACAAACATTGATCCAATGCGGGACGTGAAGCATGAAAAAGTGCCCGGCCGCGCCGGCTCCGACACAAGCCGGAGGGCTCCCCGCCTCCGGCTTCGCGTCACGCCGGATGCCGCGCGACAGCTCCGCTCGGGCCATCCGTGGCTGTTCGCTGACAGCATCCGCGAACAGAATCGCGAGGGTGCTCCCGGTGAACTCGCCGTCGTATATGACCGCAACGACAGGTTTCTTGCCATCGGTTTGTTTGACCCTGATTCACCGATTCGTCTGCGTGTCCTGCATGCGGGCAAACCGATGATCCTCGACAAGGCCTGGTGGCGCGAGCGATTCCGGTCGGCAATCACGCGTCGCTCCGGTCTGTTCGACGAACAAACGACCGGTCATCGCTGGATCAATGGTGAAAGCGATGGTTGGCCGGGCCTCGTGCTCGACCGCTATGACACGACGCTCGTCCTAAAGCTTTACACGGGCGCGTGGCTGCCGCGAATCGGCGAGACAGTTGACTTGATTCGCGAAGAACTGAAACCCGGGCAAATCGTGCTGCGGTTGAGCCGGAATATACAGGAGGCCGCGCGAGGAATTCTTGGAAAGGAAGATGGAGCCTTTTTGTTCGGAGACAAACGGGACGCCGTCGTTACCTTCCTGGAGACGGGCCTGCGGTTTGAAGCAGACGTTGTCCACGGACAAAAGACGGGCTTCTTTTTCGACCAGCGTGAAAACCGCCGCATGGTTGGATCACTCGCCCGGGGACGCGACGCGTTGAACGCCTTCAGCTTCACTGGCGGGTTCTCGGTGTACGCGGCGCATGGCGGCGCAAAGTCCGTCGTGGATCTTGACATCAGTGCTCACGCCCTCTCCGGAGCGAGGCGCAACTTTGATTTGAACAACTCCAATTCAACCGTCGTCGCCTGCCGGCACGAAACGATTCAGGGAGATGCTTTCGAATGGCTGGATGAAAACCGGTCAAAAAAGTTCGACCTTGTTATCCTCGATCCGCCGTCGCTGGCGAGGCGCGAGACCGAGCGCTCCGGCGCAATCCAGGCGTACGGGAAACTGGCACAAAGCGGCATCGCGCACCTGCGGCCTGGCGGTGTGCTGGTCGCGGCGTCATGTTCGGCGCACGTCAGCGCGGAGGAATTCTTTGGCGCGATCCGGCTCGCGGCAAAAAAATCAGGTGCACAGTTTACGGAACTGAAAACGACCGGTCATGCGCCGGACCATCCGGCAACGTTCCCCGAAGCGCAGTACCTCAAGTGCATTTACCTTGAAATGGCCGGCCAAACGGTCTCGCCGTGTCGTTGA
- a CDS encoding pseudouridine synthase, protein MKSFRSTTGQRHRERFSARGVRRTGLARALSKLGHCSRSQAWTLIGAGRVRVNGVVQLDPEKGVQLGRDRIEVEGRLVREAQKVYLLLNKPRGLVTSASDEKGRQTVFACLEDENLPRVFPVGRLDKASEGLLLFTNDTTWAARVTDPATHLAKTYHVQVDCLAADALVQKIEKGVSDDGDWLSAKRASMLRTGEKNSWLEIVLDEGKNRHIRRLLAALGVNVLRLVRVGIGPLRLGTLAKGQWRRLTREEIATVAQDGNRKSAGYKH, encoded by the coding sequence GTGAAATCGTTCCGATCCACGACCGGCCAGCGGCACAGAGAGCGATTTTCAGCGCGCGGCGTCCGGCGGACGGGGCTGGCCCGCGCGTTGTCAAAACTTGGACATTGCTCGCGAAGCCAGGCGTGGACTTTGATTGGAGCCGGACGCGTCCGCGTCAACGGGGTCGTTCAGCTCGATCCCGAAAAGGGGGTGCAACTCGGACGGGACCGCATCGAAGTCGAGGGTCGGCTCGTGCGCGAAGCACAGAAGGTTTACCTGTTGCTCAACAAACCGCGCGGGCTGGTCACGAGCGCATCCGACGAAAAGGGCCGCCAGACGGTGTTCGCCTGCCTCGAAGACGAAAACCTCCCTCGAGTTTTTCCGGTTGGCCGGCTGGACAAGGCGAGTGAAGGATTGCTGCTGTTCACCAACGACACCACCTGGGCGGCGCGCGTCACGGATCCGGCCACCCATCTCGCCAAGACCTATCATGTGCAGGTGGATTGCCTTGCCGCCGACGCGTTGGTTCAGAAAATCGAGAAAGGCGTGTCAGACGATGGCGATTGGTTGAGCGCGAAACGCGCGTCAATGCTCCGGACGGGTGAGAAAAACAGCTGGCTTGAGATCGTGCTCGACGAAGGGAAGAACCGCCACATCCGGCGATTGCTCGCGGCGCTCGGAGTCAACGTGCTGCGGCTCGTGCGCGTGGGCATCGGCCCGTTGCGACTCGGCACATTGGCCAAGGGTCAGTGGCGTCGTCTGACTCGCGAAGAAATCGCGACTGTCGCGCAAGACGGCAACCGGAAAAGTGCAGGCTACAAACATTGA